DNA from Cotesia glomerata isolate CgM1 linkage group LG10, MPM_Cglom_v2.3, whole genome shotgun sequence:
aaacggtattgtcaccataagaaaacgttaacctactggaactttttacaactaactaactactatagagttcctatagcaaaatttttttctccgtgtatggtattttaaatcttaatttataagtttacgaTATAATTGATTTCAAATCATTCTAACTTAAGGGCCTTAAAAGCGTATTcttcccgtgtaaaaaaaaaagttccggAAACATTCCTCAGAAAAGTTCCGATTATGAGACGATCCGGATCTTTTGcggaacttttgcggaacttctccggaactctttagaaacagtatcaaaaaaattttcacttataaacttttgagtaactaaaaatttgaaattcctaaaatttttaagaaacttTTGCGGAACTTTTTCGGAACTCTTTGGAAACAAcgttaaaaaagtttacttacAAACTTTTgagtaaccaaaaatttataattcttaaaatttttaaggaacTTCTTCGGAACTtttccggaacttttgcggaactctttagaaacagtattaaaaaaatttacttacaaaCTTTCaagtaatcaaaaatttgaaattcttaaaattttttaggtacttctccggaacttttgcggaactttttcggaactctttagaaacaacatttaaaaagtttacttagaaatttttgagtaaccaaaaatttaaaattcttaaaattttttaggaactTCTTTggaacttttgcggaactTTTGTGGAACTCTGTAGAAacagtattaaaaaagttccaaaaaacatttaaaaaaagttccgGAAAGATTCTTGAAAAGTTCCAGATAAGttcctaataaattttaagaattttaaatttttggttactcaaaaatttgtaagtaaacttttttaatgttgTTTTTACAGAGTTCCGAAAAAGTTCCGTAAAAGTTCTGCAAAAGTTCCGGAGAAGttcctcaaaaattttaagaatttcaaatttttagttactcAAAAGTttgtaagtgaaattttttttaatactgtttctaaagagttccggaGAAGTTCCGCAAAAGTTACGGATCGTCTCATAATCGGAACTTTTCTGAGGAATGTTTccggaacttttttttttatacgggTTATTATAATTGGCCTTGTTTAAATCTCagtgtttaaattttattaactaaattctATTATCTAaatcatattaataaatctaaattttagtataccaaaaacttaaaaaatctcaatatttaaatattcataactATAAACCAAAACTTATATCCaaatattacaattaattattcgaCTGAATATTTTAATGTAGCCTCTTATCTATCTATATTTTgtgttttatataattttaagtaactttGTAAATAATCTAATGTATACTTATATTCATGCAcatttcaaatataatttaaatacctTGCCATTCggcctgtgccttggcatttatcatgaataaataaaataaaaaataaaaaaataattgtcaaaaatgaTATCTAAAATGACCGCTTCCGCTAAAGGCTACTCTAGTAGAAGCGTCTAGCATATAGAAATGTCGCGACAAGTTTATAGAGTCCCGATACCATGTTCCCTGTCTTCTAGATTTCATCATCTGCCATCTACTAAAGTAGCGCAGAAGAATTTCTAAAAAACGGTTTGAGTAAATGgtaagcattttttataattttatatttaatcatttaaaatcattgttctaatttttatcaacatctTAAAAaggatttttgataaatttaaggGATGATTTATCtctaataacaattttattaagtatagtataattatttccagTATGTTTAACTCGTAGGTCTTGTTATCCTACTGCAGTACAATAAGGCTTACGTAAAGTATTTGAAAAAGTTCAATTTTGTGTTTGTTTATGGTGAAAATTACCATTaattcattatattttatggctaatgtattaaaataaagattaatgaTACATTTCGATAATTAaatgcaatatttttaatttatttaaaaatctccCTCAGTTAAGCTTTATTATCCGCCGGTACTTTATTTAGTCAAACTTGAGAttaaattggaaaattttcatttaaatttttcaatccaatattattttttctaaaaatttttaaatttttagttgttcaaaaattcttatacaaatgtaatgaattaatttttattttgtttttttggtttaaaaagCAGTAGGGCCAACATCATATATGGAATTTCAAAGATTACTGACATGAAGTATGCGCACAAAAAGGTCAAAACTGTcaaacccataaattgtatcaCCTAAAATAgaagataaaaattgaaatttgcaCTACAAAtcattaatacaaaaaatacttaccGACGGAATTATGTCAAGGTGTGTAGTAGTTTCTGATATCATAGCAATCGCAATAGTAATTAGCGGATTTAGTAAATATGCGCAGTATGTCATTCTGCTCAAAGGAATCCAAATTTTCAGCGAAAGAATTTTTCCGATCAGTCCTAAATATTTAAGCCAtatattagtaataatttttaaaaataatgtacatcttagggtgtcccaaaatttaatttccgtGAGGAACCTTTTAAAGttagaattttgagttccgcttttaataGGGGCTGTATTTCGGCATTTCTTGAGATATTTTGTGGTGAGACGatatatttgattttcatagaattttttaacaagggATTAGTTTAGGAATCTCCgctgaaaattcaaaatttggccggaagttcccaattaaatttcttattaaaaattctatgaacATCAAATAAATCCGCTCACCCCGAAATATCTTAgaaaatgcccaaacacagctgctgttaaaagcggaactcaaaattccaattttaaaaggttctccacgaaaattacattttggcacatcCTAGTAcatatgaattataaatattgtacaTATAGATTATCATTACCAGCGTTGTTGGTATGACAGGCAATAATGATCCAAGCAATACCAATACCCCATACAATTTTGCTAAAAGCCACATAAAACGCAGCACTaacaaacgaaaaatttttgccaTAGAGTCCAAAAAGTATCACAATGTTACACAAGCTTCCAACAATCCAAAGTAAGCACAAAATTTTCTGGAAAAGAAGGAATCTTACTCTTATTCGAAAaccgtaaaatttattttagcaaataaatcattttaaaaagtttcagaaATTAAATACTCACCCGACTGACGTTCAATTTACCCTTTATCCTTCTCAAGATATACCCTGTTATCATTCCTATCAAATATGGTCCTATTCGTATCCACGGTGGTGAGTATACAACATTCATTATGCTCCACATTTGGTCAGTTCTATtgggaaaaatattttttattcatgggCAAATTGGCAGTTATgggacaaaaattttgaatacttacGTATTGATATATTCATAGGCATAAGAAGTAAATCCATTAATAATGGCTGGAACTATTAGCAGAACTAATAGTAAAGCTGCAGAGGTGTAAAAGTACCTGAAGATATaaattagattattttatgaagTAAGTTCTCAAAAGTATCCAAAAAATCCAGAAGACAATTCGTTAGCTATTGAATCTGCATCTCTTTGTTTTGGGATCTTTAGGAGTCTCGGTGAGAGGTGTGAGGAGGTAAAACTAATCACAGTCCTTCATAAGGTTGAGAGTGTAATGGTTTAGTCGTAGTAATGTATCCATGAGCCCCCCCCCCTCTACCACTTTTTCCTCTCTCCGCAAAATAGACTTCAGCTCTCTCTTTCTTTCTCTAATTCAGAAGAAGATATTCGATTTAAACTGAGAAAGGGGATTCAAGGTCAAGCATCTAAGCGTCCCCCACCTTCATACTAGGACGTTTTATCGGGTAAAGAGTGGGGGAGTCCTTACGTATTAGTGTCTTTTGATGACTTTTCTATTTAATCTGGATTATTGTCTTGTGTCAAGTAGTTATTATTGAAAGTTAAGGAGCACAATTAAAAAAGGTGTGTCTTCAAAGTTACTCTTTGCTGTCAATGAAATTTGCAAGgcaattattattgatgtaaTCACACgggaaaaagaaaactcgaaaaattacagtatataatccAACGTGGTGCTCCATGATGAAAACTGGagaaattacagtttcagattgtaattattacagattttataagaattaaattGTAGAATgcaatatttacattgaaagctctgaaaattaacattcaaagtttgaatttagaaaaaggaTATTTAGAACTGtgatttttctagttttgattacgacgggaccgattttacattttatactataattattcctgtttttttttttttttttttttttcgtgcaaacagatattttcaatatttccaGTTCATTGGTATTAAAGTACGGATGGTATTAAATAGGTAGGAAAGGAAGAATAAAATTAgcttgttatttaataaaaacattacgTCTGGATTCTTTAGACAGTGGAGTTTACTTTTTTGTCTTACACGTCAGATAGCAGCAATAAAAATGTTCCGATCACGTAGAATTGCATGTCGTTTGCTACATACCAACTCCAAGACAGACactaaaatttaacaattaagattaattgttaatgaTTGATTAGTTACTATAAGTAATGACTAATGATAGTTACTGCTTCATTCCAATCGAATAAGTTATTGATAAAAAGCACATTTCTCCACCAGTAATTACTGCAATAATAGTAAGGATCCTCCGCAGCAATAAAAGCTGAAGTTTTGTTGATCATTCCAAAAATGATTTCAGCTATTccaattattacaaagtacACTGGACCAAGCCTGAAAGTAAATGTCATAGAAAATATTGAAGACTAAGTTTAAAGTAGCTTTATTACCTTAATATTCTATTGAAGACAAGATTAAGATATCTAAACCACGGAAATCGACGAACTGGTTTTGGTTCTTGACCAATTCGTTTACCAAAAAATGACCAACAGATCAAAAATCCGCTGATACAGAAGAACGTGTCTACTGCCAAGGTTCCGTTGGTTAAAATTTGGTTTGCAAATTCTGCGGAAAATTTCCATGCTGTCAGTCGATTATCAAGCGCATCATTCGTATAAAAAACTGCGTGGATCAAAAAAATCCATATCATGCCAAGCAAGCGAAGACCGACGAttgaattcactgaatctTTGCTTGATTCTGTGTCGAAAAACAATTTGGTGTTGGTGAAGACAGAAAAGCTGAGCAagaatcgttccaaagtatTTGGCTGTCTAGCTTCTGGAGCTGGACCTGGAAAATCAACGTAAAACTGTAAATTTTGAtgcttaaaataaatcaaactgCAGATTTTATTCAGGATGAGAATTTTGTTTATTCACTTGTGTTGTCAGTGACGTCCTTCGAGCTTTCTGCTGGATCTAGACGTTTTTGGTGAACAATACAGTCATATGCTGTACCGATTACCGCCAAAAGTATGGATAAGGTCAAAACAATACTGAAATCAATTAATCTGTTGATTGAAGTGATTGCTTTGATTGAGCATTTGGTTGGTGGATAGTTACCCAGTGGTGATGATTTTCCAATCAACAAGCCATTGGTGATCATCTTTGCCATCCCGAATGTCATAAAGCCGATAGTCTGTTGAATGTAAGCTTCCAATTGTAAGAGTTCtggattcaaatattttttcaaaaatcccgCTCAAGTCTTTCGACGAACATGATGCTGGAAGACAGACTCCTAGAGACAATAAATCCTAAACAAATCAAAGGTATTTTTACGTGTACTTAAATGCTTTTTGAAcgtttgaaaaaatatctaatatggtttgatcaaaaaattgttttcacgGATTACGTTATCCGAAAATAGTGATTTATGTTATCCCAAGCggcaaaaatttctttttgttaaatttaagttgacgattattaattttttaactttttgtcGAGTGAAATCTaccaaaaagtcaacattttttttgtaacgcTTGGAATATGGCCGCAAAGTGGCGATTTTCTGACAACGACGATGTTGCGATATAAGCTTAAAGTTCATGGTAGAAATGTATGAAAACGGGTGTAATTTTAACGTCCGAAACGAAGCTGAGGAATCATGAACTGTCAACAGAGAAATAATCAGTGCCACTAAATAgtaattaagaataaaatttattaaaaatctgcGGTCGGTACACtagaatttgatttattttgtttttaatttcatcCGATTGTACAAGGGAAGTATGGAAAAAAGGGAGAAGTTAAACTTTGTGGCCTAGGccgcaaaaaaaaatggtatgGTAGAGTCTTTAGAAATGAATACCTTTTCGGACGCCACCCAGCGCTCGAAAGTTGAACTTTCGAAGCAagtatgacaaaaaaattcttacatcATATTTAAAGCGAAGTTGGTACTGCTGCGTACTATTGTGCcagaaaaatacaataaagtaGTTGAGATCAAATGGCGGAAATTCTTCATCGATGTTACGGTACTTTGAAACATTTTTCAGAAATTCAGGATCTAATTCCAGGGGCTTGGTGTTTCTTAAGTCAAGACACTGACTTTTGATTCCTGGCCAAAAATTGTTGCCGTAAAAAAATCCTGGTCTAGGTTCACCACTCGCATCTAAAACTATCAAAAAACCTTCACCTTTagcaattttgatttttaacttcccgctaagaaaatcgaagattttcaaaaatcgggaagttattgttttcaccccgttttacgaaaatcaagttttcattgaatctcgacgtttcgaggtcctaggaagcctccctgactattcccgcgatggtgtctgtatttCTGTATGTATGCATGCGCGCGCGCGCGctcgcgcgcgtgtgtgtgtggatgtatgtaaacctcttataacttttgaactgcttgaccgatttgatcgcggttaatgccatttgaaagggcttgaccaaacttagaccttgaatattttttggaacgattcagaccagtaaattttgagaaatcgcaaaaaaactacaaaaaaaaattttttcaaaagtggtttttttggaataacttttaaacggctttatcgatcaattccaaaaactaatcagctcttaacatcaaaaaaccacgtcgatcgccgccagtctggtcaaaatcggttaattcgttcgtgagttatcgttgacgaaagaaaaccgaaaaaaatgtttttttggaattacttcgaaatttttcgctctatcaatttaaacttgaagattaaaaaactgcgttgaatgccatcaaccgcgtaaaaatcggttcattcattcaaaagttattgcggtttgaaaattcaaaaaatagtgttttatcaaacatctatcaaacttttgagctcgaagagctcaacaGTAtacaaaaactattttttagctcggagagctcaaaataatacacaaattgtatttatgagctcgaagagctcaaaaacgtcataagagcagtttcaagcgtttaggtatagaattggcgggaagttgcagggatggccttcagggtcaaccgttttcctaatttttttaagttgataaaATTGAACTTACCTTTCAAGctccataaaatttttctatcaacgCCAATCCGAATTAATTCCAAATCACTTTTACacgatgaattttttaaaatatccgCATGAAATGTCACTGCATATGCGGGcgaatatttttctaaattgttGCTTTGTGCTTTTACAAAAATacacaataaaaatacataaaataataaacataaattttttacattttttggtAACGTCATTTTTTTGGGAGTTAgtgtaattattgttatttattagtattgcgtacaattaaagtaaaatactGATACATGCTTTCAATGAAGAGATTCAGAGATAACTGAGCAATAAAGTTATAAACTATCGcatgcaaaaaaatattgtaataagcTCAGTTAAAtcttttttgttacaaaatacatatttataactcATTTCCGGATCAAGTTTATGACAAGCATGTTATGATATTCATAGTTTATTTCATTGTAAGtgtcattttcttcaaatggTTAAACTTTAATCGATTGGCATTAATTACCAGTGATTAATTAGTAAGTAAGCATAAGATAacttattgaattatttatcgagtttttatcatcatttttttgtatcatgaatgaatatgtatttttaatataccGATCGAGCAATCATTAGAGAATATTAAGTACTTGAATGTACAAAGTGCATCATCAATTGATTAGTAAGTTACCTTTACTATAGTTATATTGATTAATATAACTACAAACAGTGAAAAAGTTGTTTTCTAattttgcaaatttaaatatttctaactTTATAATTAGACTAATTTTTTGCAGGACTTACTAAATAATTGGAGtagaataaatgaaatttttaattaatttagttgttATTAATCTAcagagtaattaaatttaatataaattcagaattatgattagttattattgataatagtCGAGAAATTcgataagttatttatttatttattgatcgaAAATTGTTGAAGAGAGTAGAAGATTTCGACGACATATTAATAGGCTTGTCGACGTCTGGCGtatggaataaatttataattccatTATTCAGTGCATGTTTTTTTAGAACGtgtgattaaaaatgaattctaACTAATagggaaaaaatatttatttaaatagttcgataatttttcgtgtttattttccaattttttttactgttcaATTAAAGATCAATTCATTAACAAATTCAAACAATTTGTCGAAGATACAGTACTTGcattgtatattataaatagatgAAAATTCGACATTTCTGTACAAGTGCAAAAAAACTAGAGgtaaaaaaatagcttttaacgtcactattaaattaattcatattaattatattattttcttcttaatttttttaaactattaatttaaataagcttcaGATAGTGGCATGATGGCCGAGCGGGTTAAGTCATTATCCCGTTAGTTCGCTCGCACATCATgccgtgaggcgagggttcgagccccgacggttgttcgaatagttccaacaccaaccgtcgggggtcgctccggtagccgaactgtactggcatgggttttctctgtggtttccccatggcCACTATTCCAATAACCGATAGAAAGGagtgaggaatagggtaaatacagtacagaaagcacaagtcggtccacagccgcgtgataataataaagagttgAGTATACAAATGTGCGAAAAATAAGGTTGAATATGTAGTGAAAATACAGGAGTGAAAAGAGGATGTGCTGGGGTCCAAAAAAGCGTTGAATAAAAACAAGGACAGTATAAAAACACAGGACGGTGGCGCATTCGCGGAATGCGATAGCTACCATCTAcccagccttgtaaaaaccaaaaacggtatacaagtaaaaatcgaaatcgaaataataaaaaaataaataagcttCAGCCGTTGTATGCAGCAGCTACTATTATACCTCTTTTTTGCGCAACTTGTTAGGTAATTGAAATAGTAAATTACACGGAGTTTCAATCAAAATAGTTGCGATAAATGCACTGAAAATTGTGAAGGCTGTTAATCCTAAAAAGTATATAAACTGAaacaaaatacattttatattatacctTCTGATTAAAGACAATGGATTAAGAGTCACTTACACATCGGAAATTGTCGAAGTGTATGGATGATTCTGACGTCATAGAAACTGAAAGTGTAACCAGTGGATTCAATAGATAGGCAGAGTATATAAGCTTGCACAAAGGAATCCAGACTTTTAGCGACAGAATTTCGTTAATGAatcctaaaaatattattggtatgaattatcattaatatataatacagaAGTATCTAACGCTATAATTACCAGCGTTGTTAGTATGACAAGCAATCACAATCCAAGCTATTCCTACGGCCCATACAATCCTACCAAAGGCTACGTACATCGTAGCGCTCATAAGTGAAAAGTTCCTTTGATAGAGTCCAAAAAGAACAGAAATATTGCACAAACTTCCCACAATCCAAAGTAAACACAATATTTTCTGGAATGAGGGTGAattatattacaattttttgtggggattaaaaatttttttattttgcttcaattataatttatcaaaaaatgttttgtatAAAGAGATCTTACTGTACTGAGATCCAATTTTCCATTGAGCTTTCTCAA
Protein-coding regions in this window:
- the LOC123273414 gene encoding uncharacterized protein LOC123273414 translates to MKIQTPLQAIFGLLFWNFVGIKASELEKYFPAYGVSSYADILTPSVCKSELEKFKKAVDQKIPWSLKVLDSSGESKSGFIYGNNFWLGSKSQCLDLENTKSLELDPEFLKSISKYHNIDEEFPPFHLNYFIAHFYHNSTHQYQCRLRNEVLISLGLCLPASCSTDQLSTILEKMFEAKILAVGNLYSADYRLYSVRGGKNDYRWLLDWKIITTCIVLIATILLAIIGTFYDCIIHQKRLELIKSSKKIANNSDEKSAIVLQPNFLGQILLCFSVYTNTKQIFDTKESVKDVIPSLFGLRSLEMIYVCMLHTLIYAPDFLDNRVALLRFTEGFVNQIFTNGHISVDTFFCLSGFSISWAFFGKKVNVSRAKSFRHFPWHKFFDLTLKRIIRMAPVYFVIIGITGMIFGWCNANSLFVIAEDPYHNCNDYWWRNALFINNLFPWNELCMTWSWYVPCDIQFFIIGTFLLLLSEIHFHASAFLLIALLIISAIVNGLISYGYGYTATMEQMFLQPEILYSSPWMRIGPYLVGIIAGYVLRKLNGKLDLSTKILCLLWIVGSLCNISVLFGLYQRNFSLMSATMYVAFGRIVWAVGIAWIVIACHTNNAGFINEILSLKVWIPLCKLIYSAYLLNPLVTLSVSMTSESSIHFDNFRCFIYFLGLTAFTIFSAFIATILIETPCNLLFQLPNKLRKKETLTPKKMTLPKNVKNLCLLFYVFLLCIFVKAQSNNLEKYSPAYAVTFHADILKNSSCKSDLELIRIGVDRKILWSLKVLDASGEPRPGFFYGNNFWPGIKSQCLDLRNTKPLELDPEFLKNVSKYRNIDEEFPPFDLNYFIVFFWHNSTQQYQLRFKYDDLLSLGVCLPASCSSKDLSGIFEKIFESRTLTIGSLHSTDYRLYDIRDGKDDHQWLVDWKIITTGIVLTLSILLAVIGTAYDCIVHQKRLDPAESSKDVTDNTSPAPEARQPNTLERFLLSFSVFTNTKLFFDTESSKDSVNSIVGLRLLGMIWIFLIHAVFYTNDALDNRLTAWKFSAEFANQILTNGTLAVDTFFCISGFLICWSFFGKRIGQEPKPVRRFPWFRYLNLVFNRILRLGPVYFVIIGIAEIIFGMINKTSAFIAAEDPYYYCSNYWWRNVLFINNLFDWNEACLSWSWYVANDMQFYVIGTFLLLLSDVYFYTSAALLLVLLIVPAIINGFTSYAYEYINTTDQMWSIMNVVYSPPWIRIGPYLIGMITGYILRRIKGKLNVSRKILCLLWIVGSLCNIVILFGLYGKNFSFVSAAFYVAFSKIVWGIGIAWIIIACHTNNAGLIGKILSLKIWIPLSRMTYCAYLLNPLITIAIAMISETTTHLDIIPSVIQFMGLTVLTFLCAYFMSVIFEIPYMMLALLLFKPKKQNKN